The nucleotide sequence TGCTATTCGAtggactggggggggggggggggggcatggttacaattgactggtgcattatatctCTCCTTGGCACAACATTACCTTTAATACTCAtgaatcaaaacaaatttatgtcGTAAAAATTTAGGTTTTTATCCAATTCAAAAATTGTATAATGAAACTTACCCGAGACGGCCAGGAATGAAATATTCACGTTGCCAGACCGAGTGTTGCTCGAATCTCGGAGTCTGTAGACATTGGAGTCACCAGCCACCAAAACACCTTCCATGATAAgcttaaaataaactaaacagCAATTTTGCAAAGTGTACggatataatttgattttaaaatcaacataaagCACGCGGAGAAATTCAAAAATCTAGATTCGATCGCGAAAATACAAGACTTTTAGTACTGAAGTTGACAGGCTTCAAAAAAGGAGCGCGTCACAAAACTTTTAATGCGTAACgaagaattaaatatttataaagatcaATCGGCAATCGAAACGTTATGACAAGAACAAGCAGAGCGCTTTGAAAACAGTCTTTTTGCAATGTTGAGAAAAATTTGTGGTTTTCCTCTGGAACATTCGAGAGAATGCACCGCATCCGTTTCTGATTACCTTGACCTTATCTAAATCATATGACCGATCATGTGATTTCTTTATTATAGTGCTATTTTTAGCATTACCAACGCGAACCAAACGGCCTCTGTTATGTCATGAGTATCAGCTAGCACCAAACTTAAACCCTGAACCTTATTTTGAAAAATCCTTGGATTCCCACGTGTATTTTGAAAACACAGAACTTTAGAAATCTGTCTGAGTCTGAGACGATGACAGGTTGAATAGTCTATACTCTATAGCATCCTCACACTGTCTGATTTATTCTAtctaaatgaatatataataaaataatattttattatatattcatttagaTAGAATAAATCAGACAGTGTAATAATGTAACATTTCGATATTATTCACACCTTTCCACTCGCTTATCTAGAAATACCACAAGTGGGTATTatccaaatatgtttaaaaatagatcGTTTACTTCTGCTTCAATTCAAATAgtgcaaacattattattatgaatgaaatGGGTTTTAAACTTTTGTATATGATTAAAGGAAGGTTTAAATTACATGACTGCCGCAAAGGTACAAAAATCGAAGTGCTAAAAAGAGAGAGATTACAATGGAAACCTGAAAATTTGGTAGCATTTTTATAGTTGGCAGTTGCTAGGGAGATTTCCCAAAATGCAAAAGCGAAAGTAGCTCATTCAAGATGGCTGCCCCCATACAGAACAACTTGCTCTTTTATAATTATTCGAAAAAGGGGTACATATGATCATGGCCGAAGAAAAGTAAGAtctatttttgttataaattgttGTTATACAGTAACTAAAGAGTAAAATATGGATGTTGTCATaacatattacaaaagaaaCGGCTTTGTTTACTTGGTAAATATCAGaaacacaaatacatttatgaatattaaattaagatttgttgaaaatttggatatcttacaatatttatcattttaatttctcTTTCAAACTTGGGCTTTTAAGCTGCACAGTCTCACAGCTTGATTGTATTgattacttatatattttaagtgtcTTAAAAGATTTCCATTATGTTAATGCACCAGTCTGactcaattgtaaccactgctcccccaggtctggggaatagctgggactatgactttcggtccagccaaccccgctaaaatccctgccctgcggggacaaactggtGGTAAAACCCAGCCAAATGCCCGCGCACCCCAGAGACCctatataagaaaaaaagaagtgaaatcacatctcattgttggtctgaaatgtgcagaaaaggaagatttcctattttattaattgttattcatttaatcttgcataATAGTTCTTAGATTGTTGTAATATAATGCTTAAGTGTCATATTGTTTTAACAgtcggttgcattataactgtaaaagaaGTTTGATcacaaacatttaatcattctttaactggtcaagagtacatgcatgttatttttgtatgagaaaacctaatttaaacagcttacaactgatatcttggcaaataattatatttgttataaggaccacattggaaataagttgaataactttaatgggttagccagtgctatatatttcaatttgtcacattgaattaaatctttattaacgcacgtatgtatccaaagcattctaatgatgttgtgctttaaTTAGTATAGACATCATCACTAATTGATACTTTGTTAATCAGcctgtgttataactttatgaaatatttggtttgttactatgacatatgtatatatatatatatatatatatatatatatatatatatatatatatataattatgcacaaataaatccatctatctatctatataaggcccaatctcctcTATACTTGGcactatgacaaaaccaccgcagtcacccaactctgcggggccacctggaaagtaaaaacacggcccttttccccggtattcccccggacctgggggggggggggcgtggttacaattgttgCATTAGAGtggttaaaaatgaataatccTTTGCTAGactttaatttgaatgaaaataatttaataataatggtTTAACACCAGATTTACAGGTTTTGCGCATAATTGGTATGGGCCAAAAAGTTGTAAcagtatttatattattattatctttcaCAGTCATGTATGCCTGCATGAAGAATTAGTACGAtccatttgtttttttactgacCAGCATGCATATATATGTGAATGATACttattcttgcatacctaaaaatgtaatttcaagGATAAATTTAAAGGAGTAAGTGTTGTATTGAGATATTCCTACCAAGTGTGGGTGCTCAGGTGTTGATTGACACAAACATCATgatgttcaattatttttttaaaaggtttatacTCTTATATAAGGTTGTGGGTGCACAAAACCCTCCCCTAGATGCAGATGAACTGATGTCTGTGGAAGACCCCCTAGGAGTATCACACACAGATGAAATTGAGCAGTTTCTGATGCCTTTGGATGACCTACTGGAAGTATCATACACGGATGATGTTCAATACTTACTGATGCCTGTTGATGACCCCCTTGGGGTATCGTATGCAGATGAAGTTGAAAACTTACTGATGCCTGTAGATGACCCCCTGGGAATATCCTATGCAGATGAAGTTGAAAACTTACTGATGCCTTTGGATGACCCCCTTGGAGTTTCATTTACAAACACTGCTAGTGGTAATTTCTTTTCAATGTCTATAAGCTACCAAATTAATAATCAATAAACCGCAATGATAAGATAGGTTTTAAACCACTACCTGTACTGTAACTAAGGCtcttatatgattaaaacatgcagtgattttaaaattcataaattgcaaaactttattttcttgtttactCTGGTCATTCACATCTTCATTGCATCCTTGTACAAACTTTtggaaataagtttaaactgtTCCAGATGCTCACAAAAATTGTtgtgaatgaaaaaaatgtatatatatcaaaagGTTATAACTGTACTAAATATCTTATAAGTTATGCACCTtgtttgacaataaaaaagcTTACCTCAAAAAATGAGTGGCATACTTGTTGGGCACAACTTACTTACCAAACTTTATGAAACATTCTATCCCTATATGTTAGACTACATAGGAACATTTTGGGTACTAgtgtgaaattcattttttcaacaatgtAGGGTCTAAGATGAGTGTTTTTGCAATGAGGTACCATAGATACAGAAGCAACTGAACGCTTAGACACCCTTTAcctttttatgttaataataatttttcttAACTAGTTTCGCTTTTATGGAAACGATTTGAAATATCTTATATAACAATGAAAGCTATGCCCATtcttatgaaaacaaaaattaaaagcatATAATCTATTACTTTATGCTATCATTTTGACAGATGACTATTTCCTTGATGACCTGAGTATTTCTGGACCTCTGTGTGCAAGTACCCCATGTAAACCTGATACAAGCCGGGTTTCTGCAGTGACCACACCACAGAGATCTTTCAAGAACTTTCTTGAGcgtatgtatgttttattattttatgaaaaggaataaaataagaaataaagcAATCAAATTGTGAGGAAGTTATTCATGATAATGGATTGATATGATTTAACATGCATGAGGCATGTTTTTCTCACTACGGTTCCTTgcctgcatttttttttaagatttttagtTGCTGTTGGGTTTACACACTTAATTGGTCCCTATCCTCTTGCATTCCAATCAtcttcttgtttttgaaaatgtcatgaAACTGATTGTCATCCAAGTTTATATGCTATTCATTGAAGAAATGGGCAATCTTAAGCATATTATTTCCTTGAAACATTGAGCTGACCAGAATAACAGGTGTGCAttagaaaaagaaagaaaaatttGAGATGAAAGATGTCCAGTTTCATATCATATCTAAGAGCTTGTTGCTCGAATAACATATGATATCACAAACATAGATATATATGCGCACATTTTGGCTGCttctattttaaaaagtatgtgTGCGTACATTTTCTGctgcttttattttgaaagtatatcaaaattaaaattgaaaataactcTTTGAAAACTAGAGTTAGGCTAATTGgaaagaaaatatatagcatCCCCCTTTGACATACACTGTGTCCTTGCATGATTACGGAATTGATTACCTGTCAGACATgtcatcttttttaaatgaaatttgtcgcgtttaaaatatttgatcagTGATATGGTTTTTctgtatttaatcattattaacaAGTCATAATGTGTTACAGGAGAAGTAAATTCAGCCCAGAAAATGAAGAATAAAGCACTAGAAGCCTCATCAATCGCAGATGCCCTTAACTACAAGTGTTCCTGTAACAACCAGTGTCTCAAGGACTATACATTCCGTCAAATCAGATCTGAAAGAAAAGCATTCTGGGAGAAACCACAgtttgatagaaaaaaaaaattaagaatgTATTTATTAGATACAAATAAAGAAGGAAGATTTAcctatatattttacaataagaAAAAATTATGTGTGAATAGCTTCCTCAAGCTTCTAagaatcaataaaaataatttttacttatCAAATAATGACTTTGCACCTAAGGGAAAGTCCAAAGACGCAAGAACATTGAATGACATTAATTGGTTGGAAAATTGTGCATCATTCTATGGAGACAGAATGCCAAATAGTAATGACATTCTCCTTCCATACAAAACTGTTAAAGAATccatatatacaaaatacacacgTGAAGAGGACCATCCAGTAAGCAGAGCTCAATTTTTCAAGACCTGGAAAAGCTACTTCCCACCCCTTAAGATCAAACAGGTTAGCTATTATTTTTTCCCATGCTGTAATCTTGACAGATaatttaaagcaactgtgcactaGATGAGTAATTTgcatgaaaaagaaaattgtcgaaaactgacataaaattggtaaattaatgtgtacaatgcattgaaacttacaaactgaagtaccacatagtttacaatttatttaagtatagcagttattttgtatttttccattaaaaatgattactgagtatgtctacctagtagaaatCATTCCTAATGCGTGTCGTgatatcacatgatattaccaagtaaggTAAATAGCTTTAATAGACCACTTGTTTGGAGTAAActttcgtagcacagtggatacaacactggactgcaattttggcacGGGTTCGAATTCGGTCTCCAACAcaatcatttttagctcacctgtcactttgtgacaaggtgagcttttgtgatcgcctttagTCCGGCTTCcgtcgtgcgtcgtccgtcaacaatttacttaaaagacatctcctccttaaccgctgggccaatattaataaaacttcatagggatgttccttgggtgggcttctatcaaagttgttcaaagaattcaattccatgcagaactctggttgccatggcaaccaaaaggaaaaactttaaaaatcttcttctcccaaaccacaaggctggtatattgatatatggtaggtaggatcaccaaatggtcctctaccaagattgttcaaattatggcccttgggtcaaaattggccccgccccggggggtcatgggttttctctatatgtttatagtgaaaacttaaaaaatcttctcctctgaacttacttggcctagagcttagatatttggcatgattctgttagtggacctctacaaagtttgttcaaattatggcccttgggtcaaaattggccccgccccgtggggtcatgggttttctctatatgtttatagtgaaaacttcaaatatcttctcctttgaacttacttggactagagcttagatatttggcatgattcatcgtctagtggacctctaaaaagtttgttcaaataatggccctggggtcaaaatttgccccgccccggggggtcatgggtattctctatatgtttatagttaaaacttcaaaaatcttctactttgaacttacttggactagagcttagatatttggcatgattcatcgtcttgTGGatctttacaaagattgttcaaattatggccttggggtcaaaattggccccgccccgggggttcatgggttttctctatatgtttatagtgaaaacttcaaaaatcttctcctttgaacttacttggactagagcttagatatttggcatgattcatcgtctagtggaccgctaaaaagtttgttcaaattatggccctggggtcaaaattggccccgccccgggggtcatgggtattctctatatgtttatagttaaaacttcaaaaatcttctcctctaaACTTACTtagactagagcttagatatttggcatggttcatcgtctagtggacctctacaaagattgttcaaattatggccctggggtcaaaattggccccgccccggggggtcatgggtattctctaaatgtttatagttaaaacttcaaaaatcttctcctttgaacttacttggactagagcttagatatttggcatgattcatcgtcttgTGGatctttacaaagattgttcaaattatggccttggggtcaaaattggccccgccccgggggttcatgggttttctctatatgtttatagtgaaaacttcaaaaatcttctcctttgaacttacttggactagagcttagatatttggcatgattcatcgtctagtggaccgcttaaaagtttgttcaaattatggccttggggtcaaaattggccccgccccgggggtcatgggtattctctatatgtttatagttaaaacttcaaaaatcttctcctctaaacttacttggactagagcttagatatttggcatggttcatcgtctagtggacctctacaaagattgttcaaataatggccctggggtcaaaattggccccgccccgggggtcatgggtattctctatatgtttatagttaaaacttcaaaaatcttctcctctaaacttacttggactagagcttagatatttggcatggttcatcgtctagtggacctctacaaagattgttcaaattatggccttggggtcaaaattggccccgccccgggggttcatgggttttctctatatgtttatagtgaaaacttcaaaaatcttctcctttgaacttacttggactagagcttagatatttggcatgattcatcgtctagtggaccgctaaaaagtttgttcaaattatggccctggggtcaaaattggccccgccccgggggtcatgggtattctctatatgtttatagttaaaacttcaaaaatcttctcctctaaacttacttggactagagcttagatatttggcatggttcatcgtctagtggacctctacaaagattgttcaaattatggccttggggtcaaaattggccccgccccggggggtcatgggttttctctatatgtttatagtgaaaacttcaaaaatcttcttctttgaacttacttggactagagcttagatatttggcatgattcatcgtctagtggacctctacaaagattattcaaattatggccctggggtcaaaattagCCCCgacccggggggtcatgggtatacttgatatgtttatagtgaaaacttcaaaaatcttctcctttgaacttacttggactagagcttagatatttggcatgattcatcgtctagtggacctctacaaagattgttcaaattatggccctggggtcaaaattggccccgacCCGGGGGGTCAtaggtatacttgatatgtttatagttaaaacttcaaaaatcttctcctcttaacttacttggactagagcttagatatttggcatgattcatcgtctagtggacctctacaaagattgttcaaattatggccttggggtcaaaattggccccgcccccggggggtcatgggttttctctatatgtttatagtaaaaaaaatcaaaaatctcctctgaacttacgttgcttagagcttagatatttggcatgattcatcgtctagtggacctctacaaagattgttcaaattatggccttggggtcaaaattggccccggcccgggggggttagggtattctctatatgtttatagttaaaacttcaaagatCTTCTCCtccttaacttacttggactagagcttagatatttggcatgattcatcgtctagtggacctctacaaagattgttcaaattatggccttggggtcaaaattggccccgaccccttggggggtcatgggctttctctatatgtttatagtgaaaacttcaaaaatcatctcctctgaacatacgtggcttagagcttagatatttggcatgattcatcgtctagtggacctctacaaagtttgttcaaattatgggcctggggtcaaaattggccacaccccggggctgatgggttttctctatatgtgttatagtgaaaacttaaaaaatcttctccaaactcacaaagacaagtaacgtcttaatttaaactggataacatatttagtacacataccaattttcaatatgggccacatacaacaattaataacaaatatacatatatagatacacacgtaaaatcaagtagtgacaagagcttagatatttggcatgatatatcatctagttgacttgtaccaatattgttcaatctttggccctggggtcaaaaaatggccccacccgggcggtcatgggtttccttatatatgtatatgatgaaaacttaaaaaatcttcttctccgaaaccaagaggcgaaggccttagatatttggtatgaagcatcgtttatcggaccactattaagattgttcaaactttagccctggggtcaaaattggccacgccccgtgttcataggcttaggttttcaatatttgtatataatggaagcattaaaaaatattctctCCGAATTCACAAGAACTAGAGCTAtttggcataatacatcattaagtggacctctacctttattgtccaaactttggcattggggtaaaaaatgaccccgccccgggggggggggcattggTTTTCCTTATATGTATATagtaaaaccttaaaaaaaaatcttctccaaAACCACAAGACTTAGGTCTT is from Mya arenaria isolate MELC-2E11 chromosome 9, ASM2691426v1 and encodes:
- the LOC128246640 gene encoding uncharacterized protein LOC128246640, producing the protein MSVEDPLGVSHTDEIEQFLMPLDDLLEVSYTDDVQYLLMPVDDPLGVSYADEVENLLMPVDDPLGISYADEVENLLMPLDDPLGVSFTNTASDDYFLDDLSISGPLCASTPCKPDTSRVSAVTTPQRSFKNFLEREVNSAQKMKNKALEASSIADALNYKCSCNNQCLKDYTFRQIRSERKAFWEKPQFDRKKKLRMYLLDTNKEGRFTYIFYNKKKLCVNSFLKLLRINKNNFYLSNNDFAPKGKSKDARTLNDINWLENCASFYGDRMPNSNDILLPYKTVKESIYTKYTREEDHPVSRAQFFKTWKSYFPPLKIKQSNSFSKCSTCVSLERQREKAGSAVERAKFSSLKDEHHERQQMERRYYYQKRDASRTQQETYLSLIIDGMDQAKTSLPHFAGRQSKSISNVDLLKTHVTGVINHGNGGFHSYVEINQFPHDPNLTINILLRALKKSADKQMNFLPPVLYLQFDNCCRENKNHCVLAFAELLV